Proteins encoded by one window of Acuticoccus sp. MNP-M23:
- a CDS encoding ABC transporter substrate-binding protein, which yields MKRPVLLAALALPFALALAAPAWSQPETGRIVIGMGLEPPHLDPTAGAAAAIDEILYANVFEGLTRITSDGTVAPALATGWTVAPDGKSVTFGLREGVTFHDGKPFDASVAKFALDRARAEGAENAQPQLFAAISDVTADSPTSLTLTLSRPDANLPYALGWGDAVMVHPDSADTNKQTPVGTGPFQFDRWRRGDRVVLTRNDGYWGPPAHLKRAEFAFVTDATVALAALLAGDVHAFPIFGSPESLPVLETNPKFTVKIGTTEGETILAINAARPPFDDVRVRRAIAAAIDRQALVDGAMYGTATPIGSHMPPHDPAYVDLTGVNPYDPEKAKALLAEAGATDLAVELVLPPTSYARRSGEIIAAELRAVGIDASIRPVEWAEWLSKVFKGKDFDLTVVAHTEPQDINIYARPDYYFHVENARFNAVIDALASESDESARTALLQEAQQLIADDAVNAFLFQLPKVGVWDARIEGLWANSPIQANDLSDVSWHQ from the coding sequence CCCGACCGCCGGCGCCGCGGCCGCCATCGACGAAATTCTCTACGCCAACGTGTTCGAAGGGCTGACGCGGATCACCAGCGACGGCACCGTCGCACCGGCCCTTGCCACCGGGTGGACCGTCGCGCCGGACGGAAAGTCCGTCACATTCGGATTGCGCGAAGGCGTCACCTTCCACGACGGCAAGCCGTTCGACGCGTCCGTCGCGAAATTCGCGCTGGACCGGGCGCGGGCAGAGGGCGCGGAGAACGCGCAGCCCCAGCTTTTCGCCGCAATCAGCGACGTCACGGCCGATTCCCCCACGTCGCTGACGCTGACCTTGTCCCGTCCGGACGCGAATTTGCCCTACGCGCTGGGGTGGGGCGATGCGGTGATGGTTCATCCAGACAGCGCGGACACCAACAAGCAGACTCCCGTTGGCACTGGCCCGTTCCAATTTGACCGCTGGCGCCGGGGCGACCGCGTTGTCCTGACTCGAAATGACGGCTACTGGGGCCCGCCGGCTCATCTGAAACGGGCCGAATTCGCCTTCGTCACCGATGCGACCGTCGCCCTTGCCGCGCTTCTGGCCGGTGACGTGCACGCCTTTCCCATTTTCGGCTCACCGGAATCGCTGCCGGTTCTGGAGACGAACCCGAAATTCACCGTGAAGATCGGAACGACGGAAGGCGAAACCATCCTCGCCATCAACGCAGCCCGGCCGCCGTTTGACGATGTGCGCGTCCGCCGCGCCATCGCCGCTGCCATCGACCGCCAGGCGCTGGTGGATGGCGCCATGTACGGCACCGCCACGCCGATCGGATCGCACATGCCGCCGCACGATCCGGCCTATGTCGATCTCACCGGCGTCAATCCCTACGACCCTGAAAAAGCGAAGGCTTTGCTGGCCGAGGCGGGGGCGACCGATCTTGCGGTCGAACTGGTTCTGCCGCCGACGTCCTATGCCCGCCGCTCAGGCGAGATCATTGCCGCCGAGCTGCGTGCGGTCGGGATTGACGCTTCGATCCGTCCCGTGGAGTGGGCCGAATGGCTGTCGAAGGTGTTCAAGGGAAAGGATTTCGACCTCACCGTCGTCGCCCACACCGAACCGCAGGACATCAACATCTACGCCCGGCCGGACTATTATTTCCACGTCGAGAACGCCCGCTTCAACGCGGTGATCGACGCGCTTGCCAGCGAGAGCGACGAAAGCGCCCGGACGGCGCTTTTGCAGGAAGCGCAGCAGCTTATTGCCGACGATGCCGTCAACGCATTCCTGTTCCAGCTGCCGAAGGTCGGTGTCTGGGACGCCAGAATCGAGGGTCTCTGGGCCAATTCTCCGATCCAGGCCAACGATCTTTCGGATGTTTCCTGGCATCAGTAG
- a CDS encoding ABC transporter permease, whose protein sequence is MLFAFSRLLWLVATLFAASLLIFLAMQVLPGDPAAVLLGINASPEALAALRAEMGLDRPLAVQFFAFAGGVLTGDLGRSATYDVPVAALIAERAAVSVPLALIAVLISVAISLPAGVWAATNRGNWRDRVVGAGAQIGLSIPNIWLGLMLIVVFAIVLGVAPAGGFPGWDNGPGPALTALCLPAIALAAPQAAILTRIVRAAVVEAMDQDYVALARAKGLSHAKAVRRHALRNAWAPILTIIGLQFGFLAAGAIVIETVFSLPGLGRLLFQAVAQRDVPVVQGVVLVVVAAVVLVNALCDALAAWCDPRRRTNADGLFA, encoded by the coding sequence GTGCTTTTTGCGTTCAGCCGTCTTTTGTGGCTGGTCGCCACGCTGTTTGCGGCCAGTCTTCTGATCTTTCTGGCGATGCAGGTGCTGCCGGGCGATCCGGCGGCAGTGCTTCTGGGAATCAACGCATCGCCCGAAGCACTTGCCGCGCTTCGGGCCGAAATGGGGCTCGACCGGCCGCTTGCGGTGCAATTCTTTGCCTTCGCCGGCGGTGTGTTGACCGGCGATCTTGGCCGCAGCGCCACCTACGATGTGCCGGTGGCCGCGCTCATTGCCGAGCGGGCGGCGGTTTCGGTCCCCCTCGCGCTGATTGCGGTGCTGATTTCGGTGGCAATATCGCTCCCGGCCGGGGTGTGGGCCGCAACGAACCGCGGCAACTGGCGGGATCGTGTGGTGGGAGCGGGCGCCCAGATCGGCCTGTCCATTCCCAACATCTGGCTGGGCCTGATGCTGATTGTGGTGTTCGCGATTGTCCTCGGGGTGGCGCCGGCGGGGGGCTTTCCGGGATGGGACAATGGGCCCGGCCCGGCGCTGACGGCGCTTTGCCTTCCGGCAATTGCGTTGGCGGCGCCGCAAGCTGCGATCCTCACTCGCATCGTGCGCGCTGCGGTGGTGGAGGCGATGGATCAGGACTATGTGGCGCTCGCGCGGGCCAAGGGTCTGTCGCACGCAAAGGCGGTTCGCCGCCACGCACTTCGCAATGCATGGGCGCCGATACTCACCATCATCGGCCTCCAGTTCGGCTTTCTGGCTGCCGGCGCTATCGTGATCGAAACGGTGTTTTCGCTGCCGGGGCTGGGGCGTCTTCTCTTCCAGGCGGTCGCGCAGCGCGATGTGCCGGTGGTGCAAGGGGTGGTGCTTGTGGTGGTGGCTGCGGTCGTGCTGGTCAACGCGCTGTGCGACGCGCTCGCCGCCTGGTGCGACCCCAGGAGGCGCACGAACGCTGACGGTCTGTTTGCGTGA
- a CDS encoding ABC transporter permease, with protein MSGSVLALFAIAALVAAFWTPHPVDGVDIANRFAAASARFPLGTDQYGRDVLSMLLAGAKTSLGVAAASIAIGVSVGAALGLLAAAAGGVLDAAIMRFSDLVFAFPALIIAVILATAFGPGVFGAIIAIGVFNIPVFARLTAASARPLFTRDFADAARLAGKSEARIALEHVAPNVAPIILTQCATQLAVAILAEASLSYVGLGAQAPTVSWGRMLAEAQTLVALAPQLAIWPGLAIAVSVFAITSFGETLRARLDPQAARR; from the coding sequence ATGTCCGGTTCCGTGCTCGCGCTGTTTGCGATTGCCGCATTGGTGGCCGCGTTCTGGACGCCGCATCCGGTGGACGGAGTGGACATTGCCAACCGCTTCGCCGCGGCTTCGGCACGCTTCCCGCTCGGGACCGATCAATATGGCAGGGACGTGCTGTCCATGCTGCTGGCCGGGGCGAAAACGTCGCTCGGGGTGGCGGCCGCATCCATTGCAATCGGCGTTTCGGTCGGGGCGGCGCTCGGGCTTCTGGCGGCAGCAGCCGGCGGTGTTCTGGACGCTGCCATCATGCGGTTCAGCGACCTTGTGTTCGCATTTCCAGCGCTGATCATTGCCGTTATTCTTGCAACTGCGTTCGGTCCCGGCGTGTTCGGGGCGATCATCGCGATTGGAGTTTTCAACATTCCCGTGTTCGCCCGGCTGACGGCTGCCAGCGCGCGGCCGCTCTTCACGCGCGATTTTGCCGATGCCGCGCGCCTTGCCGGCAAGTCCGAGGCGCGGATAGCGCTGGAGCACGTGGCGCCCAATGTCGCGCCGATCATCCTCACCCAGTGCGCCACCCAGCTGGCGGTGGCGATCCTGGCAGAAGCCAGCCTCAGCTACGTCGGCCTCGGCGCGCAGGCGCCGACAGTCTCCTGGGGCCGGATGCTGGCCGAAGCGCAAACGCTGGTGGCGCTTGCCCCGCAACTGGCGATCTGGCCCGGGCTTGCCATTGCCGTTTCGGTGTTCGCGATCACGTCGTTCGGCGAAACCCTCAGGGCCCGGCTCGACCCGCAGGCGGCGCGCCGATGA
- the nikE gene encoding ABC transporter ATP-binding protein gives MSVPEILRVESLTAHAGGPALVGGVSFSLREGETFAMLGASGSGKSLTGRAIIGLPPRGIRYGGKVLFEGADLLAMGEKARTALRGQALAMVFQEPATALNPVMRIGAQIAEPLRIHTSLTSAERSARVADLLDRTGLAAAGVGPARYPHELSGGQRQRVAVAIALALSPRVVVADEPTSALDTVAAAQVLDLLFALTGDAGAALVLITHDTNVARRASRIAVMDGGKIVEEGGAAVVTTPRTAPAQAIAAGNRIVLPPRDAGSGTTVLSATGMTVRRGGRVVVDDAALDVAGGKRLAVVGRSGSGKTSLMRAILGLLSAEGTIMLDGEPVPPGAPSIRRAVSMVFQDPATSFNPRHTVARIVTEPLHRLPLRAAEKRARAEAILRRVGLPDALERRPHAFSGGQRQRIAIARALIAEPRVLIADEAVSALDAALRADIIRLLDDLTRRQNIALIFIAHDLSLVRTLADYIVVMEQGRVVEHASADAIFHSPSSEAARSLLAATDRHEFVKQGRDKTAEVALESDSRLEQKT, from the coding sequence ATGAGCGTGCCTGAAATCTTGCGGGTGGAAAGCCTCACCGCCCATGCCGGCGGGCCTGCGCTGGTGGGCGGCGTCTCGTTTTCTCTCCGGGAGGGCGAGACCTTTGCGATGCTGGGGGCCTCCGGCTCCGGCAAGTCGTTGACGGGGCGGGCGATTATCGGCCTTCCGCCGCGCGGTATCCGCTATGGCGGCAAGGTGCTGTTCGAGGGGGCGGACCTTCTTGCCATGGGAGAGAAGGCGCGCACTGCGTTGCGCGGACAGGCCCTTGCCATGGTGTTTCAGGAGCCTGCCACCGCGCTAAATCCGGTCATGCGGATCGGTGCGCAGATTGCCGAACCCCTGCGTATTCACACCAGCCTCACCAGCGCCGAACGGTCGGCGCGGGTGGCGGACCTTCTGGACCGCACGGGGCTTGCGGCGGCGGGGGTCGGCCCGGCGCGTTATCCGCACGAATTGTCCGGCGGGCAGCGTCAGCGGGTTGCGGTTGCCATTGCGCTGGCGCTGTCGCCGCGCGTGGTGGTGGCGGACGAGCCCACAAGCGCGCTCGACACGGTCGCCGCCGCCCAGGTGCTGGACCTTCTGTTCGCGTTGACCGGGGACGCCGGGGCGGCCCTTGTGCTGATCACCCACGACACCAATGTCGCCCGCCGCGCCAGCCGCATCGCGGTGATGGACGGCGGGAAAATTGTCGAAGAGGGCGGGGCCGCGGTGGTGACAACCCCGCGCACGGCGCCCGCCCAAGCCATTGCCGCCGGCAACCGGATCGTCCTGCCACCGCGCGACGCTGGTTCGGGAACCACGGTGCTCTCGGCCACGGGCATGACCGTGCGGCGCGGCGGCCGTGTTGTGGTGGATGACGCCGCGCTCGATGTGGCCGGCGGCAAGCGGCTTGCCGTTGTCGGCCGCTCGGGCTCCGGCAAGACTTCGCTGATGCGGGCAATCCTTGGCCTGTTGTCCGCGGAAGGCACCATCATGCTGGACGGCGAGCCCGTGCCGCCGGGCGCGCCTTCAATTCGCCGTGCCGTCTCGATGGTGTTTCAGGACCCGGCCACCAGCTTCAATCCGCGCCACACGGTTGCCCGCATCGTCACCGAACCGCTCCACCGCCTGCCGCTGCGGGCAGCCGAAAAGCGGGCGCGAGCGGAAGCCATTTTGCGCCGCGTTGGCCTGCCGGATGCGCTGGAGCGCCGGCCCCACGCCTTTTCAGGCGGGCAGCGTCAGCGAATTGCCATTGCCCGCGCGCTGATTGCCGAGCCGCGCGTTCTCATTGCCGATGAGGCGGTGTCTGCGCTCGACGCGGCGCTGCGGGCCGACATTATCCGCCTTCTCGACGATCTGACGCGGCGCCAGAATATAGCGCTGATCTTCATTGCCCATGACCTTTCGCTTGTGCGGACCCTCGCAGACTATATCGTGGTCATGGAACAGGGCAGGGTGGTGGAACATGCGTCCGCGGACGCAATATTTCATAGCCCTTCGAGTGAAGCGGCCCGGTCATTGCTTGCAGCGACCGACCGTCATGAGTTTGTCAAACAAGGTCGTGATAAGACGGCCGAAGTGGCATTAGAATCCGACTCTCGTCTGGAGCAGAAAACTTGA
- a CDS encoding ABC transporter substrate-binding protein, with protein MNTIRTVLLSSVASLALSATAFAACPPVTVADMNGLTPDYPQQFELQEFEDKAGCELTFAANPDIAALNGEILGNADLPPLAERLPEEPLVVAPYDAIGTYGGTLRGMSKATESGTSDLLSVRHVNLVRYSDDLQTLVPNVARAFEVNDDGTELTFHLRKGHKWSDGEPFTAQDIAFWYDDIIFNKDVYETTPDRWLFQGEPMKVTVVDDQTVTFTLPVPGPGLLARFAVDFSQPFQPKHLLGKFMEKFNPDYEAALEEAGFADTAEALNWYYGGSDWKDVPTPLLKDADKAKATGRAVTPTLESHIVIADSSDGRRMVANPYFFMVDTQGNQLPYIDRIDERYAPEKEVQNLAIMNGDINWKQQGLFLEDFPLLKENEGKGDYTIAFAPTFGENVFYSFNRTHKDPVLAEVFNDKRFNQAMSVAMNRDEINEIVYLGQGKPMQGVPAEPKTVDFVTEENLNAFTEYDPDKANALLDEMGLTDSDGDGVRERPDGKPMVLRMAYSNQGAPVQMHELVRDYWGNVGIRVDLREVTSDEYRTAANNNDLDLTVWKYDRSVGPTIAQNPMGLVPPFGDFFNPGNGFAWAAWKTSGGTEGTEPPEWVKELYELSAEFVQKPLGSPESSEIGAKIVDIHVDNLLKIGTVGDIVGPFMHSNDLKNVKPLLAKTYDYYWAYPYRPQQWFLSDAK; from the coding sequence TTGAATACCATCCGAACCGTCTTGCTATCCAGCGTCGCGAGCCTTGCGCTCTCGGCCACCGCCTTCGCGGCGTGTCCTCCCGTCACCGTGGCGGACATGAACGGCCTCACGCCGGACTATCCGCAGCAATTCGAGCTTCAGGAGTTCGAGGACAAGGCCGGCTGCGAGCTGACCTTCGCCGCCAACCCGGACATCGCCGCGCTCAACGGCGAGATCCTCGGCAACGCAGACCTGCCGCCGCTGGCAGAGCGCCTGCCCGAAGAGCCCCTCGTGGTCGCGCCCTACGATGCCATCGGCACCTATGGCGGCACGCTGCGCGGCATGTCGAAGGCGACCGAGTCCGGCACGTCGGACCTTCTTTCGGTCCGCCACGTCAACCTCGTGCGCTATTCGGACGACCTGCAGACCCTGGTGCCCAACGTCGCCAGGGCGTTCGAGGTCAACGACGATGGCACCGAGCTGACCTTCCACCTGCGCAAGGGCCACAAGTGGTCCGACGGCGAGCCCTTCACCGCGCAGGACATCGCGTTCTGGTACGACGACATCATCTTCAACAAGGACGTCTACGAGACGACGCCCGACCGCTGGCTCTTCCAGGGCGAGCCGATGAAGGTGACCGTCGTCGACGACCAGACGGTGACGTTCACGCTCCCCGTGCCCGGTCCCGGCCTCCTTGCCCGCTTTGCGGTGGACTTCAGCCAGCCGTTCCAGCCCAAGCATCTCCTCGGCAAGTTCATGGAGAAGTTCAACCCGGACTATGAGGCTGCCCTTGAGGAAGCCGGCTTCGCCGACACCGCCGAGGCGCTCAACTGGTACTATGGCGGTTCGGACTGGAAGGACGTTCCGACCCCGCTCCTGAAGGACGCCGACAAGGCGAAGGCGACCGGCCGCGCAGTCACGCCGACGCTAGAGAGCCACATCGTCATCGCCGACAGCTCGGACGGCCGGCGCATGGTCGCCAACCCCTACTTCTTCATGGTCGACACCCAGGGCAACCAGCTCCCCTACATCGACCGGATCGACGAGCGTTACGCGCCCGAAAAGGAAGTCCAGAACCTCGCCATCATGAATGGCGACATCAACTGGAAGCAGCAGGGTCTGTTCCTGGAAGACTTCCCGCTCCTGAAGGAGAACGAGGGCAAGGGCGACTACACGATCGCGTTTGCGCCCACCTTCGGCGAGAACGTGTTCTACTCGTTCAACCGCACCCACAAGGACCCGGTGCTGGCCGAGGTCTTCAACGACAAGCGCTTCAACCAGGCAATGTCGGTTGCGATGAACCGCGACGAGATCAACGAGATCGTCTATCTGGGCCAGGGCAAGCCGATGCAGGGCGTGCCGGCGGAGCCGAAGACGGTGGACTTCGTCACCGAGGAAAACCTCAACGCCTTCACCGAGTATGACCCCGACAAGGCCAACGCCCTTCTCGACGAGATGGGCCTGACGGACAGCGATGGCGACGGCGTGCGCGAGCGGCCGGACGGCAAGCCGATGGTCCTGCGCATGGCCTACTCCAACCAGGGCGCGCCTGTGCAGATGCACGAGCTGGTGCGCGACTACTGGGGCAATGTCGGCATCCGCGTGGACCTGCGCGAAGTGACGTCGGACGAGTACCGCACCGCCGCCAACAACAACGACCTCGACCTCACGGTCTGGAAGTACGACCGTTCGGTCGGGCCGACCATTGCGCAGAACCCCATGGGCCTCGTCCCGCCGTTCGGCGACTTCTTCAACCCCGGCAACGGCTTTGCCTGGGCAGCGTGGAAGACGTCGGGTGGCACGGAAGGCACCGAGCCGCCGGAGTGGGTGAAGGAGCTTTACGAGCTTTCCGCCGAGTTCGTGCAGAAGCCGCTCGGGTCGCCTGAGTCCAGCGAGATCGGTGCGAAGATCGTCGACATCCACGTCGACAACCTCCTGAAGATCGGCACCGTGGGCGATATCGTCGGGCCGTTCATGCACTCCAACGACCTCAAGAACGTGAAGCCGTTGCTGGCGAAGACCTACGACTACTACTGGGCGTACCCCTACCGTCCGCAGCAGTGGTTCCTGTCTGACGCCAAGTAG
- a CDS encoding META domain-containing protein produces MHHGALTLSATLFGAAIVAFAATCVAAHSVGYLIDETFRVVTIEGNPAAAEQTLAFAVDGTVRGSTGCNTFSTGIRVDGHEMSIGNPRLTRRACPAPLMDAERAFLDALAKVGAFEIELDDNRLILFDTAGVAELTLTRVPR; encoded by the coding sequence ATGCACCACGGCGCCTTGACGCTTTCGGCCACTCTTTTCGGCGCGGCCATCGTTGCGTTCGCGGCCACCTGCGTCGCCGCCCACTCGGTGGGCTATCTCATCGACGAGACATTCCGCGTCGTGACCATCGAGGGTAACCCCGCCGCCGCCGAGCAGACCCTTGCCTTCGCGGTGGATGGCACGGTCCGCGGCAGCACGGGCTGCAACACATTCAGCACCGGCATCCGCGTCGACGGCCACGAGATGAGCATCGGCAACCCGCGCCTGACCCGCCGCGCCTGCCCGGCGCCGCTGATGGACGCCGAGCGCGCGTTTCTGGACGCTCTGGCAAAGGTCGGCGCCTTCGAGATCGAGCTCGACGACAACCGCCTCATCCTGTTCGACACCGCAGGCGTGGCAGAGCTGACGCTGACCCGCGTGCCGAGATGA
- a CDS encoding ABC transporter permease — MIRFIIERLLGMVVTMVLVSMMVFVIMELPPGDYADRYAFRKYSGTGVNVTAADVQAIRVDLGLDVSAPERYLNWIGGIVLEGDFGQAFAFETSVTNVIGDKIWLTLMLVGMTLFITYAVSIPVGIYAAVKRGSAADYGLTIFSYLGLALPNFLLALVLLYFANRWFGADIGGLFSREYERAPWSLAKLWNLITHLWLPAFVLAWSAVAYQLQTVRATMSDELNKLSVVAARARGVPERRLLIKYPARVAINPVVSTIGFDVNRIFSELPIVAAVLGLTELGGLLLKAYLDLDMYVAGAILLLLTFIIVVMNFVSDILLAVLDPRIKLGG, encoded by the coding sequence ATGATCCGCTTCATCATCGAGCGCCTCCTGGGCATGGTGGTGACGATGGTGCTCGTCTCGATGATGGTGTTCGTCATCATGGAGCTGCCGCCGGGCGACTACGCCGACCGCTACGCCTTCCGCAAATATTCCGGCACCGGCGTCAACGTCACCGCGGCGGACGTGCAGGCGATCCGCGTTGATTTGGGGCTCGATGTCTCGGCGCCCGAGCGCTACCTCAACTGGATCGGCGGCATCGTCCTCGAAGGCGATTTCGGGCAGGCGTTCGCGTTCGAAACCTCCGTCACCAACGTGATTGGCGACAAGATCTGGCTGACCCTGATGCTGGTCGGAATGACGCTGTTCATCACCTACGCGGTGTCGATCCCGGTCGGCATCTACGCTGCCGTAAAACGCGGCTCGGCGGCAGATTACGGGCTCACGATCTTCTCGTACCTCGGCCTTGCGCTGCCCAACTTCTTGCTGGCGCTGGTCCTTCTCTACTTCGCCAACCGCTGGTTCGGGGCCGACATCGGCGGTCTGTTCTCGCGCGAATACGAGCGGGCGCCCTGGTCGCTCGCCAAGCTGTGGAACCTCATCACGCACCTGTGGCTGCCGGCGTTCGTCCTCGCCTGGTCCGCGGTCGCCTACCAGTTGCAGACTGTGCGGGCGACAATGTCGGACGAGCTGAACAAGCTCTCCGTGGTGGCAGCAAGGGCGCGCGGGGTGCCTGAGCGCAGGCTTCTCATCAAGTATCCGGCGCGGGTCGCGATCAATCCGGTGGTCTCCACCATCGGCTTCGACGTCAACCGCATCTTCTCCGAGCTTCCCATCGTCGCGGCCGTGCTCGGCCTCACCGAGCTCGGCGGCCTGCTCCTCAAGGCCTATCTCGACCTCGACATGTATGTGGCGGGCGCGATCCTGCTCCTCCTCACTTTCATCATCGTGGTGATGAACTTCGTTTCCGACATCCTCCTCGCGGTCCTCGACCCGCGCATCAAACTGGGGGGCTGA
- a CDS encoding ABC transporter permease: MALVLGLTLFVLLRAHRARATVAAPEGELLTPGEARQRAREEKKRLRYYSASQWTLVWWRFRKHRAAMAGAFILLTMLLLGMFASVIAPYGPTTRDTQYLDGPPQMPLFCDENGCSVRPFIHGVKTERDPVTLRAIAVPDPETRLYVRFLVEGEPVKVLGLFPTRTHLFGIDAPGSLHLFGTDSIGRDVFSRILYATWTSLSIGIMGVMISFVLALIIGGVAGYFGGAIDMVIQRITEVIRVIPIIPLYMGLAAAMPKEWSSTQVYFAMTLILGLFGWPTLARRIRSQLLSIRDEDYVVAARLAGARSRVIIARHMLPSFTSFIIVDLVISFPYMILSETALSFVGLGLRPPEVSWGVLLQQAQSVRVLEQTPWLFIPAVFVVVAVLAFTVIGDGMRDAADPYSENN, translated from the coding sequence GTGGCGCTCGTCCTTGGCCTCACGCTGTTCGTTCTGCTGCGGGCCCACCGCGCCCGCGCAACGGTTGCAGCACCCGAGGGGGAGCTGCTGACCCCCGGCGAGGCGCGGCAGCGGGCGCGCGAGGAAAAGAAGCGCCTGCGCTATTATTCGGCCAGCCAGTGGACGCTGGTGTGGTGGCGCTTTCGCAAGCACCGGGCGGCGATGGCGGGTGCATTCATCCTTCTCACGATGCTGCTCCTCGGAATGTTCGCCAGCGTGATTGCCCCCTACGGCCCCACAACGCGCGACACCCAGTATCTCGACGGCCCGCCGCAGATGCCGCTGTTCTGCGACGAAAACGGCTGCTCCGTTCGCCCCTTCATCCACGGCGTGAAGACCGAGCGCGACCCCGTGACCCTCCGCGCCATCGCCGTGCCGGACCCTGAAACGCGCCTTTACGTCCGCTTTCTGGTGGAGGGGGAGCCGGTGAAGGTGCTCGGCCTCTTCCCGACGCGGACGCACCTTTTCGGGATCGACGCGCCCGGCAGCCTTCACCTGTTCGGCACCGATTCCATCGGCCGGGATGTCTTCAGCCGCATCCTTTATGCCACGTGGACGAGCCTCTCCATCGGCATCATGGGCGTGATGATCTCGTTCGTTCTGGCGCTCATCATCGGCGGTGTCGCCGGCTATTTTGGCGGTGCGATCGACATGGTGATCCAGCGCATCACCGAGGTGATCCGCGTGATCCCCATCATTCCGCTCTACATGGGGCTTGCTGCCGCCATGCCGAAGGAATGGTCGTCGACGCAGGTCTATTTCGCGATGACGCTGATCCTCGGCCTGTTCGGCTGGCCGACGCTGGCGCGGCGCATCCGCTCGCAGCTCCTGTCGATCCGCGATGAGGACTATGTGGTCGCCGCCCGCCTCGCCGGGGCCCGCTCGCGGGTCATCATCGCGCGGCACATGCTGCCCTCGTTCACCAGCTTCATCATCGTCGATCTGGTGATCTCGTTTCCGTACATGATCCTGTCGGAAACGGCGCTCTCCTTCGTCGGCCTCGGGCTTCGGCCGCCTGAGGTGTCGTGGGGCGTGCTTCTCCAGCAGGCGCAGTCGGTCCGGGTTCTGGAACAGACGCCATGGCTGTTCATTCCAGCGGTGTTCGTGGTGGTGGCGGTGCTCGCCTTCACCGTGATCGGCGACGGAATGCGCGACGCCGCCGACCCCTACAGCGAAAACAACTGA
- a CDS encoding ABC transporter ATP-binding protein, whose amino-acid sequence MDNVLDVRNLSITFRSDEGAVRAVDDVSFSVGQGRTLGIVGESGSGKSVSTKALMQLLPRSAQIGAETAIRYRAKDGEVLDITKVPVKSRRMRELRGGEIGMIFQEPMASFSPVYTVGAQMVETIRLHRGLSRKDARAAAIAMLKEVGIANPEGRIDAYAFELSGGMRQRAMIALALSAEPRLLIADEPTTALDVTIQAQVLRLMRSLQEKHGMAMLFITHDLGVIAQVADDVAVMYLGTIVERGAAHDVLRTPKHPYTQGLLGAIPRMDALDARMKPVPGDIPNPSQRPTGCAFHPRCDKAVPGLCDRTAPPEFHPEPGRAVRCHLYGEGAGHKVAA is encoded by the coding sequence ATGGACAACGTGCTCGACGTCAGGAACCTCTCCATCACCTTCCGCTCCGACGAGGGCGCGGTGCGGGCCGTGGACGATGTTTCGTTCTCGGTGGGGCAGGGGCGGACGCTGGGCATTGTGGGCGAGTCCGGGTCCGGCAAGTCGGTCTCCACCAAGGCGCTGATGCAGCTTCTGCCGCGCTCGGCACAGATTGGCGCGGAAACCGCCATCCGCTACCGCGCCAAGGATGGCGAGGTGCTCGACATCACCAAGGTTCCGGTGAAAAGCCGCCGGATGCGGGAGCTGCGCGGCGGTGAGATCGGCATGATCTTTCAGGAGCCGATGGCCAGCTTCTCGCCGGTCTACACCGTCGGCGCGCAGATGGTGGAAACCATCCGCCTCCACCGCGGCCTTTCCCGCAAGGACGCCCGCGCCGCTGCCATCGCGATGCTGAAGGAGGTCGGCATCGCCAATCCCGAGGGGCGGATCGACGCCTATGCCTTCGAGCTGTCGGGCGGGATGCGGCAGCGCGCGATGATCGCGCTCGCCCTGTCGGCCGAGCCCCGGCTCCTGATTGCCGACGAGCCGACCACCGCGCTCGACGTGACGATCCAGGCGCAGGTCTTGCGGCTGATGCGCAGCCTTCAGGAAAAGCACGGCATGGCGATGCTTTTCATCACCCACGATCTTGGCGTGATCGCCCAGGTCGCCGACGATGTGGCGGTGATGTACCTTGGCACCATAGTGGAGCGCGGCGCCGCGCACGATGTCCTGCGCACGCCGAAACATCCGTACACGCAAGGGCTTCTGGGCGCGATCCCGCGGATGGATGCGCTGGACGCGCGAATGAAGCCCGTGCCCGGAGACATTCCGAACCCCTCCCAGCGGCCGACGGGGTGCGCCTTCCATCCCCGCTGCGACAAGGCCGTCCCCGGCCTTTGCGACCGCACCGCCCCGCCGGAATTTCATCCCGAACCCGGCCGCGCGGTGCGCTGTCACCTTTATGGCGAGGGCGCCGGCCACAAGGTCGCCGCATGA